The genomic segment TGATATAAAAAGACGGGGATTACTGACGCGATGACACCAATTCCCATTGAAGAAGCGAAAACGATCGCTGAAATACCGTCTAACATAGCTTTAGCAAATAAAATATCATGAATGCCCTTTAAACCGCTTTCTAAGGAACCCATAATAGCCATTGCACCAACACAAAAGATAAGACTTGAAGAAACAAAGGCCTTGGTAAAGTTACTTTTAGTATTTTCTCTTCCTAAAATTTTCTCTAGCCATTGGCCAAATTGTTCGAGCCGCTTCTCAATATCGATCCACTCTCCGATTACCCCTCCTATGACTAGACTTGCAATAACAATCAAAGTGTTTTTTGTTTGAAGAGCCATGCTTATCCCAATTAGTATAATTGCTAATCCGAGTCCTTGTATCACCGTTTTCTTCATTCTTTCAGAAATTGCATTTCCGAAGAGAATCCCTAATAATCCACCCACTAAAATAGCTATTGAATTGACAATGGTTCCTAACACATCTAAACCTACCTTCTCTGCTTTGTGTTCCACGTGGAACACTATTGTAGTTGAACTCGATTAGAGCATCATTTCAATAAAAATGGACGTTCCACGTGGAACATTGAGTGTTACTAGAAAAACTTATAATCACAAAAAGCGTAACACAACTGTTTTACCTCTATAATTCTTTAGGAAGAAGTAGATTAAATAAAATAAAATAAAATATGATAAAATATGATAAGGCAAGTTAAAACAATAAAATATGAAATAGAAAAAATATAATAAGTAATCAACACAGTTAAAAGATGTGCGTACACACTACAAGTAAAAAATAAATGTTCCACGTGGAACATTTCAAAACTTCAAAACTCAGATTGTACAAACTATAAAATGCTACGTCTCAATGTATGATAATAACTATTCAATTTCGATATGCCAGAGTTCAAGAAGTCTATTCAGTTCCTCTTCGGAAAAGAATTCAATCTCAATCTTACCTCGATTAGAATCCCCTTTTAATCTTACTTTTGTTTGAAAAGAGGATCTCAATTTATCTTCTACAGGTGCAAATAAATTGACGCTTTTCTTATTCTCGTGCACCGTTTTAGGGCTATCCGTCATTTTAAATAGAAGCAATTCTAAGTCACGTACAGAAATAGATTCTCGTGCCGCTTTTTCAGCACATAAAACTTGAAGAGAACTATCTTTAATTCCAAGCAACACCTTAGCATGACCTAAAGATAGTTTTTCTTCCCTTATAAGCTGTAAAATTCGTTCAGGTAACTGGATAACTCTTAATAAATTTGTCACAGTAGTTCTCGCTTTACCAACTCTGACAGCGATCTGTTCTTGCGTTAATCCATACTCCTGCATTAAACGAGCATAGGCTAATCCTTCTTCAACCGGTGAAAGATCAGATCTTTGAATATTTTCTACTAATGCGCGCTCAGCCATTTCCTGCTCACTGCATTCATGAACTATACAAGGGATTTCTTCCATCTCAATTGACTGCGCAGCACGGAATCGCCTTTCTCCTGCAACAATTAGATAATTATCCCCAGCTGGCTTAACCAGAATAGGCTGTAATAAACCGTGAATTCTGATTGAGTCTGCAAGCTCAATTAAAGATTCAGAATCGAAATCTTTACGAGGTTGATCCGGATTCGGTGAAATCTTATCCATACTAATCTGTCGGACACCCGTATCTGTAAGGATGGGATCTTCAGAGATCAGTGCGCTTAGTCCTCTACCCAAAGCTTTTTTAGACACGCTCGAGCACCTCCTCTGCTAAATCTCGATATACTTCTGCACCTCTTGATTTCGGATCATAGAGAACAATAGGTTTACCATGACTAGGCGCTTCACTTAATCTTACATTTCGTGGAACAATCGTTCTAAATACTTTATTTCGAAAATACTTTTTAACTTCATCTACAACTTGAATTGAAAGATTAGTGCGTGCATCAAACATCGTTAGTAGAACACCCAATGTGTTTAGATTAGGATTTAGACCTTTTTTAACCCTTTCTAGGGTGCTCATTAAAAGAGTCAACCCCTCGAGTGCATAGTATTCACACTGAATTGGAATCAAAATATCAGTTGCTGCGCCAAGTGCATTTAACGTCAACAAACCTAAAGAAGGTGGACAGTCAATGATCACAAAATCAAAATTCTCACGTGTACCTTTTAATGCGCGATCTAACTTTTTATCACGTTCGTCTATATTGACAAGTTCAATTTCTGCACCAGCTAGCTCAATCCTAGCAGGAGCAACCCATAAATTTTTTACCTCAGTTTTTAATAAAATCTTCTCAAGAGGTACATCATTAATTAAAACATCATAAATACAATATTTTAACTTTTCCTTATTAATACCATAACCGCTTGTCGCATTTCCTTGAGGATCCAGATCAAGAAGTAGAACCTTATTACCTAGCTCAGCTAAACAAGCACTTAAATTCACTGCCGTAGTGGTCTTAGCAACTCCACCCTTTTGATTAGCAATAGTCATTATTTTGGTCAAAAGTATCCCCCCTCTCTCAGTATTCATAGAATTCATCTAGTAAAATACCTTAACTTCTATACTATCAAATCACAACTCATAAAACTAGATATATCTATAGAAAACTTGCTATTGTAAACGATAATGCAGCCAATAGCTAAATTGATTTACCCGGCCAAGTCAAACCCGCATAAAAAAACAAGAGCACAATTAGTAAACCTTCACTAATCGTGCTTCATAAGAAAAGGAAAAAGACAAATCGGTTAAAGTGGTTTTTTTGCAGGAGTACCTGCTTTCCTAGGATATTGTCGAGGCGTTTCCTTCATCTTTTCGATAATAATAATCGAACGATATTCTGCGCTCTGCCCGAGATTAAACATCTTAACATCCTTTATCTGTGCACCTAGGATACCGAGTGCTTTGGAAGATTCCTTGACTTCTTCCTCTGCTTGACTCCCTTTGGCTGCTAAAAAAACTCCGCCTACTCGTAATGCAGGGATAGCATACTCTAACAAAACGGGTAAACGTGCAACTGCACGTGAAACAACCGTATCATACTGACCACGATATTGAGTATCACTTCCAAAATCCTCTGCACGAGCATGAATAGGTTCAACCTGCTCTAGACCAAGTTTTAAAATAACTTCCTGCAAAAAAT from the Desulfitobacterium metallireducens DSM 15288 genome contains:
- a CDS encoding ParB/RepB/Spo0J family partition protein; protein product: MSKKALGRGLSALISEDPILTDTGVRQISMDKISPNPDQPRKDFDSESLIELADSIRIHGLLQPILVKPAGDNYLIVAGERRFRAAQSIEMEEIPCIVHECSEQEMAERALVENIQRSDLSPVEEGLAYARLMQEYGLTQEQIAVRVGKARTTVTNLLRVIQLPERILQLIREEKLSLGHAKVLLGIKDSSLQVLCAEKAARESISVRDLELLLFKMTDSPKTVHENKKSVNLFAPVEDKLRSSFQTKVRLKGDSNRGKIEIEFFSEEELNRLLELWHIEIE
- a CDS encoding ParA family protein; its protein translation is MTKIMTIANQKGGVAKTTTAVNLSACLAELGNKVLLLDLDPQGNATSGYGINKEKLKYCIYDVLINDVPLEKILLKTEVKNLWVAPARIELAGAEIELVNIDERDKKLDRALKGTRENFDFVIIDCPPSLGLLTLNALGAATDILIPIQCEYYALEGLTLLMSTLERVKKGLNPNLNTLGVLLTMFDARTNLSIQVVDEVKKYFRNKVFRTIVPRNVRLSEAPSHGKPIVLYDPKSRGAEVYRDLAEEVLERV
- a CDS encoding DUF554 domain-containing protein, translating into MLGTIVNSIAILVGGLLGILFGNAISERMKKTVIQGLGLAIILIGISMALQTKNTLIVIASLVIGGVIGEWIDIEKRLEQFGQWLEKILGRENTKSNFTKAFVSSSLIFCVGAMAIMGSLESGLKGIHDILFAKAMLDGISAIVFASSMGIGVIASVIPVFLYQGGITLAAGFLQGVLSTPVITEMSSTGGLLIIGIGLTILEIKEIKVGNLLPGIFVAIPLTLIFSYFNLGV
- the rsmG gene encoding 16S rRNA (guanine(527)-N(7))-methyltransferase RsmG produces the protein MLPEHLSSFKELVSTKIGINLTEIQLMQFSLYGDLLVEWNEKMNLTSIIDPEEIMVKHFLDSLTLTQWVQGNMVADIGTGAGFPGIPLKIIFPDKFFSLVDSLAKRLDFLQEVILKLGLEQVEPIHARAEDFGSDTQYRGQYDTVVSRAVARLPVLLEYAIPALRVGGVFLAAKGSQAEEEVKESSKALGILGAQIKDVKMFNLGQSAEYRSIIIIEKMKETPRQYPRKAGTPAKKPL